In Phalacrocorax aristotelis chromosome 6, bGulAri2.1, whole genome shotgun sequence, one DNA window encodes the following:
- the LOC142058255 gene encoding maestro heat-like repeat-containing protein family member 7 — protein MVEVLVADPAFPMGQVLNIVWAIYRNLPFIRAVVALNSLERALLVLMHKQPSMVVASLLQCSPTCTCVAMRMWKVTLSKPQVAEKVLQELLSRLMNQSPCKTSTSTGDNPRVLSLAAARTVSEILLQRTCLREVEAIFPQLFLALLFQVSFTTELTVQEVHIFWREHQEDLLGPIRSVVQSMRVLLCSMGFESQALAIEAQGGWDALLSSQTHLMGVRIVAREMMKTPRPLLSTIFCHLAELLSVEEPTWGMIAMVFLVEMLGCTSLSEELDRALEIFPMYLQSQCLGMPSLVLRGLLRLSERPDTARKTLVLLPYVMEQLQGADSDASAIALSLLSNLLRLLEGKTLSLTALALAEKLQPLFSDESSTVRELSIRLFRNTMGVVVDAKKKKMKEVVWGSLLPLLFHLHDEDKNVAKVGLPT, from the exons ATGGTGGAAGTCCTTGTGGCAGACCCTGCCTTCCCGATGGGACAG GTGCTGAACATCGTGTGGGCCATCTACAGAAACCTGCCCTTCATCAGGGCGGTGGTAGCCCTCAACAGCCTGGAGAGGGCCCTGCTGGTGCTGATGCACAAACAGCCCAGCATGGTGGTGGCCAGCCTGTTGCAGTGCTCCCCAACATGTACCTG TGTTGCGATGCGCATGTGGAAGGTGACACTCTCCAAGCCCCAGGTTGCGgagaaggtgctgcaggagctgctcagcaggcTGATGAACCAGTCGCCGTGCAAGACCTCCACCTCTACTGGGGACAACCCCCGCGTCCTCTCCCTGGCT gcagccaggacGGTAAGCGAGATCCTCCTGCAGCGCACCTGCCTGCGGGAGGTGGAGGCgattttcccccagcttttcctGGCACTGCTTTTCCAAGTGTCATTCACCACGGAGTTGACGGTGCAGGAGGTGCACATCTTTTGGAGGGAGCACCAAGAGGATCTGCTCGGTCCCATCAG GTCTGTGGTGCAGTCCATGagagtgctgctctgcagcatgggCTTTGAGAGCCAGGCGCTGGCCATTGAGGCGCAGGGTGGCTGGgatgccctgctcagcagccagaCCCACCTCATGGGAGTCCGCATTGTGGCCAG gGAGATGATGAAGACCCCAAGACCCCTGCTCTCCACCATCTTCTGCCATCTGGCAGAACTCCTCAGTGTGGAGGAGCCCACCTGGGGGATGATCGCCATGGTCTTCCTCGTTGAG ATGTTGGGCTGCACCAGCCTCAGTGAAGAGCTGGACCGTGCCCTGGAAATCTTCCCCATGTAtctgcagagccagtgcctGGGGATGCCCAGCctggtgctcaggggcctcctCAGGCTCAGTGAGAGGCCCGACACG GCAAGGAAAACCCTCGTCCTGCTGCCGTATGtcatggagcagctgcagggtgctgacAGTGATGCCAGCGCCATcgccctgtccctgctcagcAACCTGCTccggctgctggaggggaagacGCTCAGCCTGACTGCCCTGGCGCTGGCTGAGAAGCTCCAGCCGCTCTTCAGCGAC GAGTCGAGCACTGTGCGGGAGCTCTCCATCCGGCTCTTCCGAAACACAATGGGGGTTGTGGTGGATGCCAAAAAGAAGAAGATGAAGGAGGTGGTGTggggcagcctgctgccactgctcttTCACCTGCACGACGAGGACAAGAATGTGGCCAAGGTGGGACTCCCAACCTGA